The stretch of DNA CCACTGTATGCTTCAGGCCCCTGTCCTTCAGCAGGGCACAGTTGATGTAGTTCACTGAGGGCTTGATAACATATAATCTGTAGTCTACTGAACAAACCTGCACTGGTGTTTGATATGGTGTAGTATATTTGATCTAAATTGGTATACAGGTGGGTGATAGGTCATTCTGTAAATGGAATGTActggaaacacacatgaatatgtgTGAAATTAAGTCCTGTGACTCACTTTAAACATTTAACAAACTACATTGTTACAGTGGCttactgccatggcaacaggctGTCAACCACACACTACATTGTCACTTCACAAAAAGTGGATGTGGTAAtgtaaaaagagaaaacagactGAGCAAAGCAAAGAGAATCAGAAGTGACGAAGGAGAGTGTGGGCCCAGTGGGTCTTGAAGTTGCCATGGAACTTGAGATTAGGAGCAGCGCAGTAACAAATATTTACGAGGGGGTAGAACAAACTGACGCTGCAGGCATCCAAACCAGTAAAACGGAGGATGTCTATCAGACCTTATACTATCCATCTagacatgtgaacacacacaaggaacctGGTGAGTTCTTCATTCTCTTTCTAATTCATGTCCTGTACAAGTATGATGGACAACGGCAGATAGTTTCGCAGATGGGAAGATTTGTGTCAAACAAGTTGGGGTTCAATCAAACCAATCCGTCTGGTGTTAAATGTTTTGTGACTCTGCTCTTCTTGTACATTTCCTATTATGTACAGTAATGCTTTTCATTTTCAAGGCTGCCTCCTCAATAGTGTAATTCtacacacaccaatgcagtGGTGTCTCCTTTTCATGGCATGTACAAATGATAACACCCAAGAAGTGCCTGACCGGAGACAGGAATAACGGACTGAACACGGAAACAAGGGGTCCATTTGCAAACACAGTACAAAGATCTCTGAATGGGGCTTCCGCTTTTTTCAAATGAACTATGGTAATCTTTTGCCAAGTTGCCTGTTTGATATTTTACATCACTTGCATCCAAGTGGCATCGATCTGACCAAATTTCTGTATTAGGACATGCAATTGTTTAGGCTGCTGCCCAGAAGTTAGATAACCAACTTGGTTTATTTACCATCAGATTTCTCAGCTTTCATGCCTATCAACCAAGTAAGAATGGACACCTATCAAAAGTATTACGATTGTGTTGGTTGTTCTCCCCTACTTGATCAAGCTACCATTGCACTTTTTTATCTGCCCAAATATTAAGCAGAGCCCTGCTTTTTGCATGTTGAACAAGTCAAAcaatcccttttttttttatctgttcaaGTTATGTGTTAGCATGTAGGCTAGgttatctctcttttccctcagCTGCCATGACTTTCACCTGAATCAAAACTGTGCTGTTATCCACATGCTGTTCTGCTgtgctctttctgtctctgtctgcagggCAGAGGAGAAAATGGCTGGTGGTGCTCTCCTTCACGGGGGCCATCCTTCTGGCCATCATTCTGACTGCTGTGACCATGCACTGTGAGTAGGGGGTTAGCAAGCAGCAAGGGGAAACTGTAAAAGTCGCGTGTGTTACATCTGCCTGAGTTTGATGTGGAGACTGAAATCTCACACGATCACTGCTCCCTCGGTTTCATTGGGGTTGTCATGTGCTCGCGCTCTTGCATGTTTTAATGTAAAACTGTACATTATTTTGTTTTCAcacggtttgtgtgtgtgtgtgtttgtctttgcatATGCGATACTGTATATAGATGTCACTCTTCTTGTCTTCCACAGACACATATCATAAAGGAGCAAAGAATCCTCCCAAAGCTCCATCATCGCCAAGTGAGTAATGCGGGTCCAAATGATCTCACATCTCCATAAATAGTCACATAAACCCTCTCAGTCCTGTGAACAACAAATCTCTGTAGTTTAACTTACTAATTACACCTGTGCTTGCAGTGAAACAATCTCTTGAATCATTAATTAGTTTGCCACTGTACAGTCTTATCATCAAAGCCTTTCTAGATCACTTGGGCTGGGAGAACCTTTGACAGGtaaagagaacagaggaggcTCACTGGGTCACACCTCCTTTCACACCTCGGCTATTGAGATATGTTTGAGATATGTTTATGTCTCAAAACAGAGCGTGTACTCACAAGCTGATGGCAAAGTAACCCCTGAAATATCATTTCTTAAACAGCCTGTGGACAGTGTGGATTCCTTtggctacatacagtataatgatATTTCTCAGGGTAGTTGAATTGGTTTGTATTTTGCATGGTGTGGTAGCACTTCCATTATGAAACAGAAGCCATTAATTCGGGGCCAAACAGGGAAGCTGCCTAGGCACACTatgggtttctaccttttcctctccttctccttttacttcctcttctccttcttcttcttcttcttcttttttcttctgctATTGAGGtctatggcagcccctagaaccatATGGAAAAAAGTTTTTAAATTTGGCACACTTTTTGGGGACAGTCCCCTGATTCTtttcaccaagtttcatgtctctgCCTCAAGTGCTCTAGTGCCACAATCAGGTCAACCTAATTGATGTGTCtgccatattggattttatgGAAAAGTCAATTTTTTTTCACAGGACACAGTTTTCTTTTCCAACCTTTACCAAAATTTGGCACAGATGATATTCAGGCCATGCTCCACAAATGGCAAATCTATAtggcatttttatttttaaaaatcatAGCCAATTGAAATCAGGCAGCTGCAATAAGCAAAAATGTGTTTGGCTCTTGCTTTTGATTCTCTAAAGCGTTCGCCCAATCGCCAAACACTAAGTGAACTCACATCTCATCCAGTCTTCAGCCAAATTATATTGAATTTGCTCTGAGTGCTTACAGTCATGCCCTTGATATAATGAGTTCCATGGCAGCTCTGGCCTGCTGGGCTACTTGACCCCCTATAGTGCATGGATTCTGAGATAATTACTGAGATAATTACTGTATTAGGTCTCCTATTGCATACTAACAGATtgatgtgaaataaaggcattgaTGAAAACATCTTAAAGGATATTGAGTGGTTTCAGGTAAAACTGAGTTGAGTACAAGCAGGATGTGAGCTGTTATCTTTGTGTGTCCCAGAGGTGAAGAATGAACGCCGGGAGACATGGCGTCGCTACGAGGGTGACTCCTATCTGTTCTGGCACAGTGATAATGCAGACTGTGACAGTGCAAAGGAGTTCTGTGCAGAGAGAAAGGCCAACCTCACCTTAATTGATCAGAATAATCTGGTACTGTATTGAGTTTCACACCTATCGTATGTACCTTAGTACCAACAAACCAACCCACCAATCTGTACAGCATATATGCCTTATAAATCTGACCATCTATCCGTCAAATATACCATTGTGTATGTTGAGAGAACAGATTTAACATCTGTGtgaacttgtatgtgtgtgtgtgtgtgtgtgtttttaaagcaaTGGCTGCAAGGCATGTCAAAAGGAAAGAGGCTATGGGTACTTCAAGAGTCGGAGGGATCAGGCTCTGAAGACCAGCAGGTAATGTTTCATCGGCTTTTGAGTCTTGTGTTTCATAAACATGGTGATTTATCAATGTTTCACAGTTTTTGTGCAATTCCATGTTATTGTAACTTCAGCACCCATCTTAGTGTCATCTTGGGTGCAACAAAACAACCATGTTAAACAGCCATGGCAACAAGCTCAATCCCATTTCAACATTTTAGTTTTCCACTACTATGACTATTACAACTAAAAGTACTTGTagtgatattttttttgtagtgaTATTTTTAAGTAAAAGCTCACACCAAAAAATGTTAATAGTTATgtaatgtataataataatgttagtGTTAACTGATTGAGCAAGTGCTAttaagaaaggaaggaagaatcaatcagtcagtaagctatcaaaaatgaaattaaacatttgCAGGGCAGTGATgttaaccactgtaccaccaacacCCATGATACTTTTCCCCTAACAGAACGCAGAGGCTGGTGATGTGACATGTGCTCTACTTAAGGCTGACTCTAACAGAAAATTAGGAGATGGCTGGGTTTGCATAAGACGAAGCTGAATAcccacacaggaaacacactcaAAGCACTGTGCCAtctaaaaatatgtatttgtttcgaaacacacacacacgcatttccTCCACAGGCCATATATGGAGGCTAGTATCCATGACATCAATGTCTGGTTGTACACAGAGGCAATGTTCCCTGTAgagacaaacccacacactcctTGGGCTGCAGTCTGAAGGGGGGCACGTGGAGTATTCATGCTTATATTGTCTGTGTACATTAaaacatgtatacatatttttttttccaccaaAGATACAGTTCAACATATTCTCTTGATTATTTCATCCAGAGGGAAACCACAACTACAGCGTCACAGTTATACGTGTTGAGACAACATAGGGCTCCACGACTGTATTATCTACATATTTTTACTGTTCCACTGTGAAATACCTTGACTAATTgaacagcactttggtcaacgtgagttgtttttaaatgtgctttataaataaatttgactttgactttggtttgtttaacaaatatttttctcttttcttttcttttcttttctttctaacTGGATGTGTTCTTTTATCAGTTAAATGTATTGTAAAGTCTtgtgaatgtaaataaaaagaTTTTGTTGTCATTGGCATGCAATTTCACATTTCCATCCTACTGAGACTCTGTGAAACGTCTTCCTTTGTACAGTGACATGCCATGACTCTCAACTCAATTCTTTTGCcttaaaaaaaagtgaaaaaaaaaaagaaaagtgtcttGGGTTCAGTCTTGGGTTCAGTATCTTATTCAGacacatttaataaataatattaataacaagACAAACACCAACATTGGCCAGATCACCAGAACAAACACCACCCCATcattcaaacacatacagtatatgctggACTAAAgcctgaaaaaaaacactggacaAATTTCCATTGGTCAGTATATCATTTCTGCAACTGTGTGTTGAACTGAATGTGCAagtatttttccatttttgaGCAGACACTTAATGGATTGTGTTTAGgtagttgctgtgtgtgtgtgtgtgagtgagtgtgtttgtttgtgtgtgtgtgtgtgtgtgtctgtttttctgtgtctctctctgtgtgtgtgtgtgtgtgtgtgtgtgtggggggggggggggggggggggggctgttattAAATGGAAATGAATGTGAGACTGTGTGGGGAAGCAGGGCCTTCTGTGATGGGAGTTATGATCTGGTCCTCAGAGGTACAATAGGGAGTTTCTCAGCGACATttatattcatttcatttattagTATTCATTGATATAAAACACTATTATATACTCATACATCTGTTTTCCTCATGCAGATAAGGAACACTTGAAACCCAGATGTTGGTTGCATTTTTGGGGTTTATTTGTACCACAGTCTaccagtaggtggcagcagAAGTTAGGTAGAAAGGTCTGGCACACTGAAGAGATGGAATTCTGTGAGAATCTGTCTTCCCAGCAGTCTTTGGTGAAGATAATATAGCAAGATGATTCATAAGCAGATATTTGGATATTTATTTGATTAAAGTACTTATGACAGGGGCAGACTATTCCCGTACCACTCTGAACTCTGTGGAAGACAATTCAACCGTTTTGACAGACCTTTCACTAAGGTCTTCCCTGCACTCACAATCAAACTACCACCTATGTGTTGGCCACTGTGTCCCTTCATATTCACAGCATACACATGGTATGCTATTTGTTTTCCTGAAGCAAACTGTCTATGACTTCCTCTGCACTGAAAAATGGGCATTCAGATTAAGCATCAGTAACCACTGAGATCTGGTACATTTGAGGTGATGATGTAACTCTGAATGTCATTTATGTTATAAGCCACTGTGTCTTGCCTTATATTGTACTGATAACTGACTTCATGATTTCTACATATGCCATTCTGAGCATGAACGTTAAATTCCACAAGAGAACATGTAGTCATTCATTCAGAATTCTGTGAGAAACTCAAATTGACTGTATTAGAATATTTTGCACTCTTTTGTTTTAGCTAGTTTGAACCAAGGTAACCTTTTACCAGGAATTCACACTTTTGCCAGGAACAATCTGCATCAACGTCTAGAACCTTGCATGCTTTTGAATCAGTCTTGTGTTGTTTTAAAAGCCGGCTGCTGAGTCAGGCCAACATGGGACGCtacaacaaagagagagagagagagagatagagatgcgAAAACCATGTCTGTTGTACTGTTGCTCTGGTGTAAACATATTAACAATGTAGAAAAACTGAAATAGTACTAGCCTCAGTAATGGTAATGATGATAGTGAGAGTaatggtaataataatagtaatagtaatagcgACAGTAATAGATATAGCTATAGGAATGGTATTAGTAATTATAGTTGTTATAGAAATTGTGGTATAGTAGTAGAAGTTTTTCTACCTTTTTTCAATTTCTTTAAGCTCAGTTTGTTTCCCAAACAGTGTTTCCTTTGAGGTGACAAGTCATGATAGAGGCTGAATCAATGGCTGGTTTTAGTCATTGGGCTGAACTGGTCTTCTGTGTATCTAAGGCTTTTTGGCTGTTTTACATATGCAGAACAACAGTAGTGGAATGATATGGGATGAATCCCAACAAATGTGGGGACATTGTGAATCACAGACAATACCCATAAAACCACATCAGAGTACTTCATTTTggcttagtttttttttatttattctggCTCTTGAAATTCATCTTACAAGAAAATGTTGACTCAATACTTTCAGTAGGAATGTGtctatggtttgtgtgtgatctATGTTTGCTAGGGGAGACGGTACTCATGTAAAGGCAGATATTGTCCCATTCTTTCACAAATACTGAGGCTCACTGACTGCAGAGGTCATATGGTCTCGATGTGAAACACAGATACTGTAGACCTTGAGACAGACCCAGCTCTAAGATTTATAAGGgatgaaaacagaaaataaaaaatggtgCCTCATAGAGGTTTAGAAAGGCTGTGCTTTGACTAAATGTAGGAacttttgctgtgtgtgtgtgcagacagtaCTACTTTAGACTGCAGTAATATTGTAGGTTCTTGCTGTAGATCTCATCTTAAGAGAATGTGAGCCCCGTGGCAGATCTAAATGGAATGACAAGGTGGGGTGTTGTTTGCACATTAGCAAGATAACACTGTTACAGAGATTAAAATGCTGGTTAATCAAGGCTGATTTAAATATAAACCACAGTTTGATGTTGTCTGAGTGTTGTTTTATGTATAGCACAGCCCTGCCATAACTCCAGTCTAGACAAAAACACTGTGGTTTATTGCAACGTATTACATGTGAGCATCAGCAAAACATCAAATGGGCCCAaaaatgtgtgagtgtaggttCAGGTGTTTACACCAAAATCATCAGAGTTTATAGGCCATAGATATTGGTGAGATTTGGAATTCAAGGGAGCTGTTCTGTAAGATTTGCAGATTTAagacttttttttatgttttgaacATACTCAGGTAAAAGCACTTAGGCAAAACATACCTGGATGTCAAACACCGGGCCGTGTCAGTCTTTTGACAGACAACAAGGACATGGAGACTGACTTTTGTCACTGATTGATGCTCTTCATCTATGGAGGAGCTGCAGTTCCCAAATCTCATTgttatattttaaatgtaattcaaCCGGTCTTCAGGAGTCATCACCTCATTGACGTTTCATCCAAAAAAGAGCATGTAAAGTCTTGGCTAGATTCAGCACCAGGGGATGAGAAAGGATATTAGTTGGTTGTGCAGTGAATTGTATGCCATTAGAGGCTATTGTCTCAGGTGACAGATTAGTCCTTTTCGCCTTGACATCTTCTCCCTCTAGACCTGATGAGCACAAACATTTGCCGACTTGTTCCCAATCAATCTTGATGCCCTAAAATCACAATTCGCTACAATAACACGCACTCCCAGGATGTGTGTCCCTAAAAAAAAGGTTAAGAAAAAAATTTGATTCTCCAGGGTGAAATCAATAGAAACAATTTGCGATTGAATTATGTGCTGAATTCGGTCGCTGCCAAAGCATCCGTCAGAGCGTCAT from Clupea harengus chromosome 8, Ch_v2.0.2, whole genome shotgun sequence encodes:
- the LOC122133089 gene encoding uncharacterized protein LOC122133089; the protein is MELALRKSAVPESREDASHTQAADMQPNERDNILQFPATMMGSQRETGQRRKWLVVLSFTGAILLAIILTAVTMHYTYHKGAKNPPKAPSSPKVKNERRETWRRYEGDSYLFWHSDNADCDSAKEFCAERKANLTLIDQNNLQWLQGMSKGKRLWVLQESEGSGSEDQQNAEAGDVTCALLKADSNRKLGDGWVCIRRS